In the Bacillus sp. HSf4 genome, AAAAGCCTTCAGCAAAGCATAGGCAGGCACCGCGACAATCATGCCGAGAATCCCCCCGAAGCTGCCGGCGCCGATCAATAAGAGAATGATGGTCAACGGATGCGTGTTCAGGCGCTTTCCGATAATAAGCGGAGAGAGCAGATTGCCGTCCGTCTGCTGGACGACGACAACGATAATCAGCGCGATGATCGCTTTTGTCGTCGAATCGAGAAACGCGATGATCACAGCCGGGGTCGCGCCGAGAAACGGGCCGACATAGGGAATAATGTTTGTCACCGCAATAATCAGACCGAGAATAAGCGCATACTTCACTCCGGCGATCCAAAAGCCGATAAAACAAGCCGTTCCGACAAAAAGGCAGACGATCAGCTGGCCTTGAATATACGCCGCAAGCGTATCATACAGATCTTTAAAAATCTTCAGCCCTTCATTTTTGTAATTGGCCGGGAGAATTTTGACCGCCAGATTCGGAAAACGATGACCGTCTTTCAGCATGTAGAACAAGATGAACGGCACGGTCACGGCGGTTAGCGCGATATTGGTGACAAAGCCAAATACAGATGTCAGGCTGCCCGTAATATTTTCAGGAAGACTTGTCAGAAACTCTCCGATCGAGTTTTCGATTTTTGCAACCGACACGAAATCCTGATTCATCATCCAAGTGAACCATTGGGAAGTGGATAATTGCTTAATAAAAACCTGTATCTGCTTCACATATCCAGGGATGCTGCTGAATAGGTCGCTCACCTGTTTTGTAAAAATCGGCCCGACAGATGATAAAACAAAGCCGATGAAAGCCAAAAACGCCAAATAGATCAGCAAAATGGACAGCGTTCTCGGCAGCTTTTTCTCGAGAAACCGTACGATCGGGTTAAATATAAAATACAAAATGCCCGCGATTAAAATCGGGGTAAATAATGTTGACGCAAATATGATAATCGGCTGGAAAAGAAAAGTCACCTTCGTCGACACATAAATAATCAGCAGAATCAATAATATCTGCACGGTCCAAAAATGGGTTTTTGATTTAAACAAGCTTTGTTTCCTCCCGGTTTATTCATTACTCTAAAAAGTACTATTGACACCATCGTCTGTCAACTGTTTTCATCCTTCAATACGGACAAACAGGAAAAAGAGTTTCATCTAAAGGAAAGAAAGACCAAATAAAACAATGGGAAGACCGGCGGCATCCGGTCTTCTTTAAATATGCCTGCTATTTTCGAAAATTTTCTAAATTTTTTTCACCCGCTGGGAATAAAGTGCACTTCAAGAAAATATTATGAAAGCGTTTACAATAAAACATGAGGTGAACACTTTATGAAAAAAATGGCGCTGGTGCTGCTTGTTCTATTGTTTTTGTTTCCTCTCGGCTCACATGCTGGAGGCTTTAAAGGCGGAGGAGGCAATCCTGGTTACTGGTTTACAGGCGATCCTGTTGAAAAGCCCGATCCGGCAAAACCGCCGCTTGTTTTCGTCCACGGCTTAAACGGCTCGTCCGCTGCCTGGTTTGATGAAAACGACATGGCGGAACAGGCTTGGAAAAGCGGTTATGAAACGGCTTTTATCGATCTCCATCCCGATAAAGACATGGATGATAACGGGGCCCTCCTCGCTGCCAAGCTCCGCGAGATGTATGATCATTTCGGCAGGAAAGTGATTCTCATATCCTACAGCAAAGGCGGGATTGACAGCCAGTCCGCCCTGATCCGCCATGATGCTTACCGCTATGTCGAACACGTCATCACACTCGGGACTCCCCACTACGGTTCACAGCTTGCCGACCTTGCATACAGCAGCTGGGCCGGATGGCTCGCGGACATTTTAGGCCAGCAAAATGATGCGGTCTATTCTTTGCAAACCGGGTATATGAAAGCATTCCGCGAGCAGATCGACAGCCATCCCAACAGACAGAAAACCGAGTATTTTACACTCGCCGGCAATAAAATCGGCGGATTTGGGAGCGTCTTGTTTTTCGGAGGCATTTATTTAAACATGTTTGGCGCAAATGACGGGGCCGTCGTTGAAAAAAATGCCCGGCTTCCATATGCCGTCAATCTCGACACCGGCAGCTGGGATCATTTCTCCATCATTAAAGGAAGCGAGACGTTCCCTGTATTAAAGTCTTTATTGGGAACTGATGAAAACATGCAAATGAACAAGCTGACAAAAGAAAATAGGTCCTATCCTTATATAAGAGGCGGGGTGAATGAGGGCCTTACAGAAGAAGAATTTGCGGTGGAGAAAGGGGTAGAAGAAATAACCATTCACTGGCTGAGCAATCATTCCTCGGGAAATATCAAACTGACAGATCCTCATGGCAAAGCGACGAAAGATTTTTCCCTTTCCAAAACAGC is a window encoding:
- a CDS encoding AI-2E family transporter, producing MFKSKTHFWTVQILLILLIIYVSTKVTFLFQPIIIFASTLFTPILIAGILYFIFNPIVRFLEKKLPRTLSILLIYLAFLAFIGFVLSSVGPIFTKQVSDLFSSIPGYVKQIQVFIKQLSTSQWFTWMMNQDFVSVAKIENSIGEFLTSLPENITGSLTSVFGFVTNIALTAVTVPFILFYMLKDGHRFPNLAVKILPANYKNEGLKIFKDLYDTLAAYIQGQLIVCLFVGTACFIGFWIAGVKYALILGLIIAVTNIIPYVGPFLGATPAVIIAFLDSTTKAIIALIIVVVVQQTDGNLLSPLIIGKRLNTHPLTIILLLIGAGSFGGILGMIVAVPAYALLKAFTLNIIRLVRLRQRSKKESAERT